From one Gossypium hirsutum isolate 1008001.06 chromosome D08, Gossypium_hirsutum_v2.1, whole genome shotgun sequence genomic stretch:
- the LOC107917671 gene encoding putative uncharacterized protein DDB_G0287975 isoform X1, with protein sequence MQIQVKCSCGAEKCPEWAIIELQGVVEVQPSFQHSLQNLQIGLLCRPSSQENYTFTVGYHELTGSKVALKKPMVVLKKIKYMDVATSSSSCVELDVVGVIRHKILFKTRPTALISGPQPTVKEKINAAGA encoded by the exons ATGCAGATCCAGGTAAAGTGTAGTTGTGGGGCAGAGAAGTGCCCTGAATGGGCAATTATCGAATTGCAAGGCGTGGTTGAAGTGCAGCCTTCTTTCCAGCATTCTCTCCAAAACCTCCAAATCGGACTGCTTTGCCGCCCTTCTTCCcag GAGAATTACACTTTCACGGTCGGCTATCATGAATTAACGGGGTCCAAAGTGGCCCTTAAGAAGCCCATGGTGGTTCTCAAGAAAATTAAGTACATGGACGTGGCTACTTCTTCTTCATCATGCGTAGAGCTCGATGTTGTTGGAGTTATTCGCCACAAGATTTTGTTCAAGACCAGGCCCACGGCCTTGATCTCTG GACCACAACCCACAGTTAAGGAAAAGATTAATGCGGCAGGTGCCTGA
- the LOC107917671 gene encoding putative uncharacterized protein DDB_G0287975 isoform X2, with translation MQIQVKCSCGAEKCPEWAIIELQGVVEVQPSFQHSLQNLQIGLLCRPSSQENYTFTVGYHELTGSKVALKKPMVVLKKIKYMDVATSSSSCVELDVVGVIRHKILFKTRPTALISG, from the exons ATGCAGATCCAGGTAAAGTGTAGTTGTGGGGCAGAGAAGTGCCCTGAATGGGCAATTATCGAATTGCAAGGCGTGGTTGAAGTGCAGCCTTCTTTCCAGCATTCTCTCCAAAACCTCCAAATCGGACTGCTTTGCCGCCCTTCTTCCcag GAGAATTACACTTTCACGGTCGGCTATCATGAATTAACGGGGTCCAAAGTGGCCCTTAAGAAGCCCATGGTGGTTCTCAAGAAAATTAAGTACATGGACGTGGCTACTTCTTCTTCATCATGCGTAGAGCTCGATGTTGTTGGAGTTATTCGCCACAAGATTTTGTTCAAGACCAGGCCCACGGCCTTGATCTCTGGTTAG